A window of Enoplosus armatus isolate fEnoArm2 chromosome 3, fEnoArm2.hap1, whole genome shotgun sequence contains these coding sequences:
- the atrip gene encoding ATR-interacting protein yields MNCPPTKRLRGLNQDVATAVAFDDPFGDDEDFTQDDLDEIDVIASQAITSATASGLGSKPGTKPMELARGSAWPLSVGQGKSVSRATTNQSRENTFGFSNRGNAGIPSRERLSNKQQQFGSDREDSYILLEAQHAELRRKLKEVEEEIVLKSGEIRVLRDSLKGAQQEKEAQRQKQILLETERQREQSDREKELNKKVQSLQSELQFKEAEINEIKTRLHSSDRNKTVSPLTRNSPKVLNCLAQLHHGSGSSSSSPTGNGFITKETFGAHIPSRTTPVKTPLKTRRDGGDRGSSSRRSGDRQEVSRPDPFLSVRPAHLQHRGGVLLGLLLQQPLSPSSLGLSHLLSMSLSDINLTSSGLSAGLLLHSDAAATIGGGGGRAPRAALSPVQSLAVTGLNMLSQSRPEAAAGSRNKRSCPGAVLLLPLLDLHLSRLCQALDCLRSTSDGGSNSTAARSLPAATAAGLGRPEETGFTGFSVEDTGLAALRLLYLVLAHSDEVFEAVLSKESQSGVMDKKTERSAAAVGLCSQNALLQSVLRLCEAGLGSGGSQREELVLNAMKTLCVLIERTPDTHTDRLQCVLQVLCVCLSADSSLQTVSESVSVLTSMSDHQTLAQQLCCQHDPCVFLKLFQFIRTRSDNPATHTDWILLDLQVVRLLSRLMTQRAESWTTNHHSTCQCYTELVQTVVIVFHRQWLDLRASQEPTDSTGLAPPPQQCPAPSSPWWRGPAASLLRECLLLLHWLLLHHGSFSESCRPLLHMYDQVIPAVRDTLRKIPELSESEELALEEICRSEGDDTDDMDTDAGS; encoded by the exons ATGAACTGCCCCCCCACCAAGCGCCTTCGAGGCCTGAACCAGGATGTAGCGACGGCGGTGGCCTTTGATGACCCATTTGGAGATGACGAGGACTTCACCCAGGACGACTTGGATGAGATTGACGTTATCGCCTCGCAGGCCATCACATCAGCCACTGCATCCGGGCTTGGGTCTAAACCAGGAACTAAACCGATGGAGTTGGCCCGTGGGTCCGCCTGGCCGCTGTCTGTAGGGCAGGGCAAATCTGTGAGCAGAGccacaaccaatcagagcagagagaacaCGTTCGGTTTCAGCAACAGAGGGAATGCTGGTATACCAAGCAGAGAGCGTCTCA gtaacaagcagcagcagtttgggtCAGACAGAGAAGACTCCTACATTCTGCTGGAGGCTCAGCATGCAGAGCTAAGGAGGAAG ctgaaggaggtggaggaggagatcgTGCTGAAGAGCGGGGAGATCCGGGTTCTGAGGGACTCTCTGAAAGGAGCTcagcaggagaaggaggccCAGAGGCAGAAGCAGATCCTGctagagactgagagacagagagagcagagcgaCAGGGAGAAAGAGCTCAACAAGAAG GTTCAGTCTTTGcagtcagagctgcagtttaaagaAGCGGAGATCAATGAGATAAAGACCAGACTGCACAGTTCAGACAGAAACAAGACGGTCTCTCCGCTGACTAGAAACAG ccctAAAGTGCTGAACTGTCTCGCCCAGTTGCATCATGGGAGcggcagcagctcctcctctccaaCAGGAAATGGTTTCATCACCAAGGAGACGTTTGGAGCCCACATCCCCTCCAGAACGACACCGGTGAAGACGCCACTGAAGACACGGAGAGACGGTGGGGACAGAGGGTCGTCCAGCCGCAGATCtggtgacagacaggaagtgtctCGCCCAGACCCCTTCCTGTCCGTCAGACCTGCACACCTGCAGCACCGAG GTGGCGTCCTGCTGGggttgttgctgcagcagcctctgtCTCCCAGCAGCCTCGGCCTCTCGCACCTGCTATCTATGAGTTTGAGTGACATAAACCTGACATCCAG CGGGCTGTCAGCAGGTTTACTGCTCCACTCTGATGCTGCAGCCACCATCGGAGGCGGTGGAGGCAGAGCTCCCAGAGCTGCTCTGAGTCCGGTCCAGAGTCTGGCTGTAACTGGACTCAACATGCTGAGTCAGAGCCGACCAGAAGCTGCAGccggcagcagaaacaaaag gtcgTGTCCCGGagctgtcctcctcctgcctctgttGGATCTCCACCTGTCTCGGCTCTGTCAGGCTCTGGACTGCCTCCGCTCCACCTCTGATGGTGGTTCAAACTCAACTGCTGCCCGCTCGCTGCCAGCTGCTACCGCCGCTGGACTAGGGAGACCGGAGGAGACTGGCTTTACTGGTTTCAGCGTGGAGGACACTGGTTTGGCTGCTCTGAGGCTTCTCTACCTGGTGCTGGCCCACAGTGACGAG GTGTTCGAGGCTGTGCTGTCAAAGGAGAGTCAGAGCGGCGTTATGGACAAAAAg ACTGAgcgctctgctgcagctgtgggtcTGTGCTCCCAGAATGCCTTGCTGCAGTCAGTGTTGCGGCTGTGCGAAGCGGGACTAGGCAGCGGCGGCTCCCAGAGGGAGGAGCTTGTCCTCAATGCCATGAAGACCCTGTGTGTTCTAATTGAGAGGacgccagacacacacaccgacag gttgcagtgtgtgttgcaggtgctgtgtgtgtgtttgtcagcagaCAGCAGTTTGCAGACAGTTTCagagtctgtgtctgtcctcacGTCCATGTCGGACCACCAGACGCTGGCTCAGCAGCTCTGCTGTCAGCATG ACCCGTGTGTTTTCCTGAAGTTGTTCCAGTTCATCAGAACCAGATCAGACAACCCGGCAACTCACACAGACTGGATTCTACTGGACCTGCAG GTGGTTCGTTTGCTGAGCAGACTGATgactcagagagcagagagctggaCCACCAATCACCACAGCACCTGTCAATGTTACACTGAG ttggTTCAGACGGTGGTGATTGTTTTCCATCGTCAGTGGTTGGACCTCCGTGCTTCTCAGGAGCCGACGGACTCGACAG GCCTGGCCCCGCCCCCGCAGCAGTGCCCCGCCCCCTCATCGCCATGGTGGCGTGGTCCGGCGGCGTCTCTGCTCAGAgagtgtctgctgctgctgcactggctgctgctgcatcacGGCAGCTTCTCAGAGAGCTGCAGGCCGCTGCTGCACATGTACGACCAGGTGATCCCTGCTGTACGAGACACGCTGAGGAAGATCCCCGAGCTGAGCGAGAGcgagg agCTGGCGTTGGAGGAGATCTGCCGCTCGGAGGGTGACGACACCGATGACATGGACACTGATGCTGGCTCCTGA